One Burkholderia pyrrocinia DNA segment encodes these proteins:
- a CDS encoding GNAT family N-acetyltransferase, whose protein sequence is MITLRPMTEDDFPRFWPTFRTIVAAQETYAFDPAPTPEAARALWLDAPLCTWVAEEDGVLLGSYYLKANAAGPGNHVCNCGYMVSDAARGRGVARLMCEHSQQVARERGFLAMQFNSVVATNEVAVALWQKLGFDIVGRLPRAYRHARLGFVDCLVMFKWLGDTTAAEA, encoded by the coding sequence ATGATCACGCTTCGCCCGATGACCGAGGACGATTTCCCGCGCTTCTGGCCGACCTTCCGCACCATCGTCGCCGCTCAGGAAACCTATGCATTCGATCCCGCACCGACGCCCGAAGCGGCGCGCGCACTGTGGCTCGATGCGCCGCTCTGCACGTGGGTCGCCGAAGAGGACGGCGTGTTGCTCGGTTCGTACTACCTGAAGGCGAACGCGGCGGGGCCCGGCAATCACGTGTGCAACTGCGGCTACATGGTGAGCGACGCCGCGCGCGGCCGCGGCGTCGCCCGCCTGATGTGCGAGCATTCGCAGCAGGTCGCGCGCGAGCGCGGCTTTCTCGCGATGCAGTTCAACTCGGTGGTCGCGACGAACGAGGTCGCGGTCGCGCTGTGGCAGAAGCTGGGATTCGACATCGTCGGCCGCCTGCCGCGCGCGTACCGCCACGCGCGGCTCGGGTTCGTCGACTGCCTCGTGATGTTCAAGTGGCTCGGCGACACGACGGCCGCCGAAGCCTGA
- a CDS encoding type II toxin-antitoxin system RelE/ParE family toxin, with the protein MLSKFELLRYQLDDGREPFTEWLNAVRDKLAQARIRERLRRVQTGNFGDCEPVGEGVIELRIHVGAGYRVYFGRHGGALVLLLSGGNKGSQPDDIRRVKEHWSNWKRRQM; encoded by the coding sequence ATGCTATCCAAGTTCGAACTGCTTCGCTATCAGCTCGACGACGGTCGCGAGCCTTTCACCGAATGGCTGAACGCCGTGCGCGACAAGCTCGCCCAGGCGCGGATTCGCGAACGCCTGCGCCGTGTGCAGACGGGCAACTTCGGCGATTGCGAGCCTGTCGGCGAAGGCGTAATCGAACTGCGCATCCATGTCGGTGCCGGCTATCGCGTGTACTTCGGCCGGCACGGCGGTGCACTGGTGCTGCTGCTGTCCGGTGGCAACAAGGGCAGTCAACCCGACGACATCAGGCGCGTAAAGGAACACTGGTCGAACTGGAAACGGAGGCAAATGTGA
- a CDS encoding Lrp/AsnC family transcriptional regulator has protein sequence MSNGELDRLDIAILEALQENARMPLSEVGRQIGLSQPATSERVKRLEERGIITGYGVRIDPAALGLGMMAIIRLRTTHEHIKPALSAFAAMPHVIEVHRMTGEDCFLLKVRVPTPEQLETIVDAIARFGAVTTSLVLRSEPVKPLGKALLG, from the coding sequence ATGTCGAACGGAGAGCTCGATCGCCTGGATATCGCCATCCTCGAAGCCCTGCAGGAAAACGCGCGGATGCCGCTCTCCGAAGTGGGCCGGCAGATCGGACTGTCGCAGCCCGCGACCTCGGAGCGCGTCAAACGCCTGGAAGAGCGCGGCATCATCACGGGCTACGGCGTGCGGATCGATCCGGCGGCACTGGGGCTGGGGATGATGGCCATCATCCGGCTGAGAACGACGCACGAACACATCAAGCCCGCGCTGAGCGCGTTCGCCGCCATGCCGCATGTGATCGAAGTCCACCGCATGACCGGCGAGGATTGCTTCCTGCTGAAGGTACGGGTGCCGACACCGGAGCAGCTGGAAACCATCGTCGACGCGATTGCCCGCTTCGGCGCAGTCACCACTTCGCTGGTACTGCGGTCCGAGCCGGTCAAGCCACTCGGGAAAGCGCTGCTCGGTTGA
- a CDS encoding LssY C-terminal domain-containing protein yields the protein MSDTIHAWIGAIGAHPLLVLAIVFVTACAEAIALVGTVVPAGAVMFAAGALIGAGALDGWTTIGVAAVGAVVGDGISYELGRHYRGVIRNAWTRLGYAAAYSRGEEFVLRHGIKSIVLARFLAPVRAVVPVVVGCATLPRRSFYPVNVISALVWAPVHIAPGILFGASAALAAAVSVRVAAILMVVAALVALVWIGVRVALRRGWPLLRRALVEVVHACARRWPRFGARLHDTIARVRRLPGAVPVLALLFIGCVWLFAGVVQDVVANDPLMHADIALYAFLQNLHTPPVDAAMSALAVLHGHDTGLIVAAAFLVWLMIHRCWLTAVWWLATVGVAVVLVPAFGAGVPGATPASLPPGALHVPLPDADAAFAILASSGLGWVLARDRPALWRIPVVTAVVLWIVLGGFARLYVGDTWLSGLLGGWSLGLAWFALLAGAYAYWRVREHVQPRGALVAVVVVLATAGVWTVPAQWQLDRAARPHVGDVVAMTVDQWMRGGWQRVPTRRTEIGGDREEYLPLQWSATSDTLDRHLAQAGWQRATPWSPATALRWLLPQAPADTLPVLPRYTHGESTRRVFVRVDPGHPESRLVLRLWRYPYVLQDALGTRPLWYGALYRETLHRPARLMTIVRTTTIDDAAAIAQALAVEPTIAHPPAGMTAVPAEMLLVWMIRP from the coding sequence ATGAGCGACACGATCCACGCGTGGATCGGCGCGATCGGCGCGCATCCGCTGCTCGTGCTGGCGATCGTGTTCGTGACGGCCTGCGCCGAGGCGATCGCGCTGGTCGGCACGGTCGTGCCGGCCGGTGCCGTGATGTTCGCGGCCGGTGCGCTGATCGGCGCGGGCGCGCTCGACGGGTGGACGACGATCGGCGTCGCGGCCGTCGGCGCCGTGGTCGGCGACGGGATCAGCTACGAACTCGGGCGGCACTATCGCGGGGTGATCCGTAACGCGTGGACGCGCCTCGGCTACGCGGCAGCTTACTCGCGCGGCGAGGAGTTCGTGCTGCGCCATGGCATCAAGAGCATCGTGCTCGCGCGCTTCCTCGCGCCGGTGCGCGCGGTCGTGCCGGTCGTCGTCGGCTGCGCGACGCTGCCGCGCCGGTCGTTCTATCCGGTCAACGTGATATCGGCACTCGTGTGGGCGCCCGTGCACATCGCGCCGGGCATCCTGTTCGGCGCATCGGCCGCCCTGGCCGCGGCGGTCAGCGTGCGGGTCGCCGCGATCCTGATGGTCGTCGCCGCGCTGGTCGCGCTCGTGTGGATCGGCGTGCGCGTCGCGCTGCGGCGCGGCTGGCCGCTGCTGCGCCGCGCGCTCGTCGAAGTCGTGCACGCATGCGCGCGCCGCTGGCCGCGGTTCGGCGCGCGGCTGCACGACACGATCGCGCGCGTGCGCCGCCTGCCGGGCGCGGTGCCCGTGCTCGCGCTGCTGTTCATCGGCTGCGTGTGGCTGTTCGCGGGCGTCGTGCAGGATGTCGTCGCGAACGATCCGCTGATGCACGCGGACATCGCGCTTTACGCGTTCCTGCAGAACCTGCACACGCCGCCCGTCGATGCCGCGATGAGCGCGCTCGCGGTGCTGCACGGGCACGATACGGGGCTGATCGTCGCGGCCGCGTTTCTCGTCTGGCTGATGATCCATCGCTGCTGGCTGACAGCCGTGTGGTGGCTCGCGACGGTCGGCGTCGCCGTCGTGCTCGTGCCGGCGTTCGGCGCGGGCGTGCCCGGCGCGACGCCCGCGAGCCTGCCGCCCGGCGCGCTGCACGTGCCGCTGCCCGATGCCGACGCCGCGTTCGCGATCCTCGCGAGCAGCGGCCTCGGCTGGGTGCTGGCGCGGGACCGGCCCGCGCTGTGGCGCATTCCGGTCGTGACGGCGGTCGTGCTGTGGATCGTGCTCGGCGGCTTCGCGCGGCTGTACGTCGGCGATACGTGGCTGTCGGGTCTGCTCGGCGGCTGGAGCCTCGGGCTGGCGTGGTTCGCGTTGCTCGCCGGCGCCTATGCATACTGGCGCGTGCGCGAGCATGTGCAGCCGAGGGGCGCGCTGGTCGCGGTGGTCGTGGTGCTCGCGACGGCCGGCGTCTGGACGGTTCCCGCGCAATGGCAGCTCGACCGCGCGGCGCGCCCGCATGTCGGCGACGTGGTCGCGATGACCGTCGACCAGTGGATGCGCGGCGGGTGGCAGCGCGTGCCGACGCGGCGCACCGAGATCGGCGGCGATCGCGAGGAATATCTGCCGCTGCAATGGAGCGCGACGTCGGACACGCTCGATCGCCATCTCGCGCAGGCCGGCTGGCAGCGCGCGACGCCGTGGTCGCCGGCGACCGCGCTGCGCTGGCTGTTGCCGCAGGCGCCGGCCGATACGCTGCCCGTGCTGCCGCGCTATACGCACGGTGAAAGCACGCGCCGCGTGTTCGTCCGCGTCGATCCGGGCCACCCTGAAAGCCGCCTCGTGCTGCGGCTGTGGCGTTATCCGTACGTGTTGCAGGATGCGCTCGGCACGCGGCCGCTGTGGTACGGCGCGCTGTATCGCGAGACGCTGCACCGGCCGGCGCGGCTGATGACGATCGTGCGTACGACGACGATCGACGATGCAGCGGCGATCGCTCAGGCGCTGGCGGTCGAGCCGACGATCGCGCATCCGCCGGCGGGGATGACTGCCGTGCCGGCCGAGATGCTGCTCGTGTGGATGATCAGGCCGTGA
- a CDS encoding protein tyrosine phosphatase, translated as MKRSHTLNALALLCCVGIQCATSAFADEPKKVAFVDTGNTGRSVMAEAIAGQLIAQRHAHVAVISRAVDEDPYDEKPEENGVILMKRRGIDTSAHRAVQLNANDVKHSDVILTMTDKHKEKVLALYPSAAGKVFTLAEYASGKHVDVPDAWGKPIDFYESVTAQLDTYIPAALDKVATAAPAKQ; from the coding sequence ATGAAAAGAAGCCACACCCTCAACGCGCTTGCGCTGCTCTGTTGCGTCGGCATCCAGTGCGCGACGTCGGCATTCGCCGACGAACCGAAGAAGGTCGCGTTCGTCGACACCGGCAACACCGGGCGCAGCGTGATGGCCGAAGCGATCGCGGGCCAGTTGATCGCGCAGCGCCACGCGCATGTCGCGGTGATTTCGCGCGCGGTCGACGAGGATCCGTACGACGAAAAGCCCGAGGAAAACGGCGTGATCCTGATGAAGCGGCGCGGCATCGATACGTCCGCGCACCGCGCGGTGCAACTGAACGCGAACGACGTCAAGCATTCCGACGTGATCCTGACGATGACCGACAAGCACAAGGAGAAGGTGCTCGCGCTCTATCCGTCGGCGGCCGGCAAGGTGTTCACGCTCGCCGAATATGCGTCCGGAAAGCACGTCGACGTGCCCGACGCATGGGGCAAGCCGATCGACTTCTACGAATCGGTGACCGCGCAGCTCGACACGTACATCCCGGCCGCGCTCGACAAGGTCGCGACGGCCGCGCCGGCGAAGCAGTAA
- a CDS encoding leucyl aminopeptidase, whose product MLNLHRALGFHPALRDKLARGDTGKLLVGHDIRNRDIALRAFAALPDSLDATTLCLETTPPADIAAALDRADLFVLLYDSSCLPTPSPSGPPFLAAIRPAIVEHWSKSVLFKDYGPHLDEAFAESLDDIAARNGRLIDAAARASRIRFIDEAGNTLTGSLAPDQKWTSVDGMGNLDVVPGEIATHVTDLSGSVVFSGTFLGTVPFAIKYKVAERLATLRVENSTIVDFDSDDAGFRRDFATYLDRHANHRRIEEFGIGTNLGIRGLYGRNAGFEERHPGLHLGLGGGENGSHHLDLIFARGTLALDERIVFDGAFAV is encoded by the coding sequence ATGCTGAACCTGCACCGCGCGCTCGGCTTTCACCCCGCGCTGCGCGACAAGCTTGCGCGCGGCGATACGGGAAAACTGCTGGTCGGCCATGACATCCGCAACCGCGACATCGCGTTGCGCGCATTTGCCGCCCTGCCCGATTCGCTCGACGCGACCACCCTCTGCCTCGAAACCACCCCGCCCGCCGACATCGCCGCCGCGCTCGATCGCGCCGACCTGTTCGTGCTGCTGTACGACTCGTCGTGCCTGCCGACGCCGTCGCCGAGCGGGCCGCCGTTCCTCGCCGCGATCCGCCCCGCGATCGTCGAGCACTGGAGCAAGTCGGTTTTATTCAAGGATTACGGCCCGCATCTCGACGAGGCGTTCGCCGAATCGCTCGACGACATCGCGGCACGCAACGGCCGGCTGATCGACGCGGCCGCGCGTGCATCACGGATCCGCTTCATCGACGAAGCCGGCAACACGCTGACGGGCTCGCTCGCGCCGGACCAGAAATGGACGAGCGTGGATGGCATGGGCAATCTCGACGTCGTGCCCGGCGAGATCGCGACGCACGTCACCGACCTGAGCGGCTCGGTCGTGTTCAGCGGCACGTTTCTCGGCACCGTGCCGTTCGCGATCAAGTACAAGGTGGCCGAGCGGCTCGCGACGCTGCGGGTCGAGAACAGCACGATCGTCGATTTCGACAGCGACGACGCGGGCTTCCGGCGCGATTTCGCGACCTATCTCGACCGGCACGCGAATCACCGGCGGATCGAGGAATTCGGCATCGGCACGAACCTCGGGATCCGCGGGCTGTACGGCCGCAATGCAGGGTTCGAGGAACGCCACCCGGGCCTGCATCTCGGGCTCGGCGGCGGCGAAAACGGCAGCCACCACCTCGACCTGATCTTCGCGCGCGGCACGCTCGCGCTCGACGAGCGGATCGTGTTCGACGGCGCGTTCGCCGTCTGA
- a CDS encoding alpha/beta hydrolase fold domain-containing protein — translation MLSPDASRPTESAAPLAAIIIGAGFAGIGMAIALQRAGIHDFVIVERSHDVGGVWRDNRYPGAACDVPSHLYSFSFEPNPAWSRVFAPQPEIHAYLQHCARKYGLARHLRFGAEVERARYDEARALWRVTLADGTTLSAAVLVSGTGQLSRPAMPDLPGIDTFRGRAFHSAHWDHDTPLAGKRVAVVGTGASAIQFVPAITGDVQRLVVFQRSPAYVTPRPDRAYRPWEKALFRRLPWAMKLHRASIYLRYESRAIAFTRLHGLMDVAVGRPFRKLLARDVPDAALRERLTPDYPIGCKRILLSSDYLAAMSRDNVELVTQRIRRVTEDGIETADGVHHPVDAIVYGTGFAATEFLSPMRITGRAGLDLNDAWRRGAQAYLGLTVPGFPNFFMLYGPNTNLGHNSIVYMLESQIAHVMRCVRAMRRDGASAIDVDARRYRRYNVHVQQRLEGSVWSSCKSWYVDASGHNSTNWPGFTLSYRWITRFTGLSAYRFTHPLPDAAAPTHGVVVAPPAGGLEALAAASLRGFLRVAFRPLIGPPFGARMQRRVVALLAPLMPGAGGTLRYRTSADGVPVEVVAPKRGDTGGAILYLHGGAFCLGGPHTHRGVTTRLANDAGLPVWVPDYRLAPEHPSPAALDDALAAYDAMRTQGYAPHRIVIAGDSAGGALALALAIALRERGEPAAAALLLISPVTDPALGGATLASRRLDDPMIRRGWLEQGLRWYHGAGSAAARGPLDTDLHGLPPMLVQAGDQEVLLSDAQRLAHHAAACGVPCRLEIHAARWHVFHLQAFYLRSARDALRTLARFASERVAATA, via the coding sequence ATGTTGTCGCCTGATGCTTCCCGCCCGACCGAATCCGCCGCGCCGCTTGCGGCGATCATCATCGGCGCCGGCTTCGCCGGCATCGGCATGGCAATCGCGCTGCAACGCGCCGGCATTCACGATTTCGTGATCGTCGAACGCTCGCACGACGTCGGCGGCGTATGGCGCGACAACCGCTACCCGGGCGCCGCGTGCGACGTGCCCTCGCACCTGTACTCGTTCTCGTTCGAGCCCAATCCGGCGTGGTCGCGCGTCTTCGCGCCGCAGCCTGAAATCCATGCGTACCTGCAGCATTGCGCGCGCAAGTACGGCCTCGCGCGCCATCTGCGCTTCGGCGCCGAAGTCGAGCGCGCGCGGTACGACGAAGCCCGTGCGCTGTGGCGCGTCACGCTGGCCGACGGCACGACGCTGAGCGCCGCCGTGCTCGTCAGCGGCACCGGCCAGTTGAGCCGCCCCGCGATGCCCGACCTGCCGGGCATCGACACGTTTCGCGGCCGCGCCTTCCACTCCGCGCACTGGGATCACGACACTCCGCTCGCCGGCAAGCGCGTGGCGGTGGTCGGCACCGGCGCGTCGGCGATCCAGTTCGTCCCGGCGATCACCGGCGACGTGCAGCGTCTCGTCGTGTTTCAGCGCTCGCCGGCCTACGTGACGCCGCGCCCCGACCGCGCGTATCGCCCGTGGGAGAAGGCACTGTTCCGCCGGCTGCCGTGGGCGATGAAGCTGCATCGCGCGTCGATCTACCTGCGCTACGAATCGCGCGCGATCGCGTTTACGCGGCTGCACGGGCTGATGGATGTCGCGGTCGGCCGGCCGTTCCGCAAGCTGCTCGCGCGCGACGTGCCGGACGCCGCGCTGCGCGAACGGCTCACGCCCGACTACCCGATCGGCTGCAAGCGCATCCTGCTGTCGAGCGACTACCTCGCCGCGATGAGCCGCGACAACGTCGAGCTCGTCACGCAGCGGATCCGGCGCGTGACCGAGGACGGGATCGAGACCGCCGACGGCGTGCACCATCCGGTCGACGCGATCGTCTACGGCACGGGGTTCGCGGCGACCGAGTTCCTGTCGCCGATGCGCATCACGGGCCGCGCCGGGCTCGACCTGAACGACGCATGGCGACGCGGCGCGCAGGCGTATCTCGGGCTCACCGTGCCCGGCTTTCCGAACTTCTTCATGCTGTACGGCCCGAACACCAACCTCGGCCACAACTCGATCGTCTACATGCTCGAAAGCCAGATCGCGCACGTGATGCGCTGCGTGCGCGCGATGCGGCGCGACGGCGCATCCGCGATCGACGTCGACGCGCGCCGCTACCGGCGCTACAACGTGCATGTGCAGCAGCGGCTCGAAGGTTCGGTGTGGAGCAGTTGCAAGAGCTGGTACGTCGATGCGTCGGGGCACAACAGCACGAACTGGCCGGGCTTCACGCTGAGCTACCGATGGATCACGCGCTTCACCGGGCTGTCCGCGTACCGCTTCACGCATCCGCTGCCCGATGCCGCCGCGCCGACGCACGGCGTGGTGGTCGCACCGCCCGCCGGCGGACTGGAGGCGCTCGCCGCCGCGTCGCTGCGCGGCTTCCTGCGCGTCGCGTTCCGGCCGCTGATCGGGCCGCCGTTCGGTGCGCGCATGCAGCGCCGCGTCGTCGCATTGCTGGCGCCGCTGATGCCCGGCGCAGGCGGCACGCTGCGCTACCGCACGTCCGCCGACGGCGTGCCGGTCGAGGTGGTCGCGCCGAAACGCGGCGATACGGGCGGCGCGATCCTCTATCTGCACGGCGGCGCGTTCTGTCTCGGCGGGCCGCATACGCATCGCGGCGTGACGACGCGGCTCGCGAACGATGCCGGGCTGCCGGTGTGGGTGCCCGATTACCGGCTCGCGCCCGAGCATCCGAGCCCCGCGGCGCTCGACGATGCGCTGGCCGCATACGACGCGATGCGCACGCAGGGTTATGCGCCGCACCGGATCGTGATCGCCGGCGATTCGGCCGGCGGCGCGCTCGCGCTGGCGCTCGCCATTGCGCTGCGCGAGCGCGGCGAGCCGGCCGCGGCCGCACTGCTGCTGATCTCGCCCGTGACCGACCCCGCGCTCGGCGGCGCGACGCTCGCTTCGCGCCGTCTCGACGATCCGATGATCCGTCGCGGCTGGCTCGAACAGGGGCTGCGCTGGTATCACGGCGCCGGCTCGGCCGCGGCGCGCGGCCCGCTCGACACCGACCTGCACGGCCTGCCGCCGATGCTGGTCCAGGCCGGCGATCAGGAGGTGCTGCTGTCGGATGCGCAGCGGCTCGCGCATCATGCGGCCGCGTGCGGCGTGCCGTGCCGGCTGGAGATTCATGCGGCGCGCTGGCATGTGTTTCATCTGCAGGCGTTTTACCTGAGGTCGGCGCGGGACGCATTGCGGACGCTGGCGAGGTTTGCATCTGAACGCGTCGCCGCAACGGCGTAA
- a CDS encoding DNA-binding protein, protein MTTLKGAVSHHDAEVAELGADRELAVAYLRVAMESLDDPDNRAAGLLALRTVAEAYGGLGAVAAEAGISRESLYRTLSPNGNPTLKTLLAVLKTVGLRLSVVPAQPAHA, encoded by the coding sequence GTGACCACACTCAAAGGCGCGGTATCGCACCACGACGCGGAAGTCGCCGAACTCGGCGCCGATCGCGAACTCGCGGTGGCCTATCTGCGCGTCGCAATGGAATCGCTCGACGATCCCGACAACCGCGCAGCCGGCCTGCTCGCGCTGCGCACGGTCGCGGAAGCGTACGGCGGGCTCGGCGCCGTCGCCGCCGAAGCCGGCATCAGCCGCGAATCGCTGTATCGCACGCTGTCGCCCAACGGCAACCCGACGCTGAAAACCCTGCTCGCGGTGCTCAAGACCGTCGGCCTGCGCCTGTCCGTCGTCCCCGCGCAGCCGGCGCACGCGTAA
- a CDS encoding AraC family transcriptional regulator, protein MSFWDFTRSPASARLLVDFGDERGVPHAKLLAGTGLGDAQLDDPKVEVTAAQELRLTGNLLRALGRAQGLGFEVGRRYHFSAYGVWGYGLIASATGRDALALAMRFLPLTYAFTVITYREEHDTGVLGFGAPELDGDLSRFLVERDMTAAAVLLQEIASGDFALSRFTLQAVRTSSLVVPHIAGIEPAFSARSNSLAFDRAFLDRPLPHANPLTVSMCEQMCGQLVEARRARVGTSEMVRQYLSATPGTAPFSLEDIARLMNTSPRTLKRRLQEEGTTFRALLAQARGAMAETLLGDARLSLAEVAERLGFSDLSSFSQAFKRWYGVPPGAYRSGVLRDGSHR, encoded by the coding sequence ATGAGCTTCTGGGACTTCACCCGGAGTCCGGCCAGCGCCCGGCTGCTGGTCGATTTCGGCGACGAACGCGGCGTGCCGCACGCGAAACTGCTGGCCGGCACGGGGCTCGGGGACGCGCAGCTCGACGACCCGAAAGTCGAGGTGACGGCCGCGCAGGAACTGCGGCTGACCGGCAACCTGCTGCGCGCGCTCGGGCGCGCGCAGGGCCTCGGGTTCGAGGTCGGCCGGCGCTACCACTTCTCCGCGTACGGCGTGTGGGGCTATGGGTTGATCGCGAGCGCGACCGGGCGCGACGCGCTCGCGCTGGCGATGCGCTTCCTGCCGCTCACGTATGCGTTCACCGTCATCACGTACCGCGAGGAACACGACACGGGTGTGCTCGGTTTCGGCGCGCCGGAGCTCGACGGCGACCTGAGCCGGTTTCTCGTCGAACGCGACATGACGGCCGCGGCCGTGCTGCTGCAGGAAATCGCCAGCGGCGATTTCGCGTTGTCGCGTTTCACGCTGCAGGCCGTGCGTACTTCGTCGCTCGTCGTGCCGCACATCGCCGGCATCGAGCCGGCTTTCTCGGCGCGCTCGAACAGCCTCGCGTTCGACCGCGCGTTTCTCGACCGGCCGCTGCCGCACGCGAATCCGCTGACGGTATCGATGTGCGAGCAGATGTGCGGGCAACTCGTCGAAGCGCGGCGCGCGCGCGTGGGGACGTCGGAGATGGTGCGCCAGTACCTGAGCGCGACGCCCGGCACCGCGCCGTTTTCGCTCGAGGACATCGCGCGGCTGATGAACACGAGCCCGCGCACGCTCAAGCGCCGGCTGCAGGAAGAAGGCACGACGTTCCGCGCGCTGCTCGCGCAGGCGCGCGGCGCAATGGCCGAGACGCTGCTCGGCGATGCGCGCCTGTCGCTCGCGGAAGTGGCCGAGCGGCTCGGCTTCAGCGACCTGTCGAGTTTCTCGCAGGCGTTCAAGCGCTGGTACGGCGTGCCGCCGGGCGCGTATCGCAGCGGCGTGCTGCGGGACGGCAGCCATCGATGA
- a CDS encoding GMC family oxidoreductase → MSKTFDYIVVGGGSGGCVVAGRLTEDPAVTVCVLEAGGRGDSTIVNVPTGAVAMMPTRLNNWAFDTVPQPGLGGRIGYQPRGKALGGSSAINAMVYIRGHRVDYDGWAALGNEGWAYDDVLPYFRLSEHNERFDDAWHGRDGPLWVSDLRTGNPFHARYLEAAQQAGLPLTDDFNGAQQEGIGLYQVTQKHGERWSAARAYLLPHVGRRDNLTVETHAQVLRILFDGTRAIGVEVRQRGEVRTLRARREVVLAAGALQTPQLLMLSGIGPGRELQGLGIPVHADLPGVGRNLQDHPDFILGYRTRSVDTMGVSARGGLRMLRELARFRRERRGMLTSNFAEGGGFLKTRAGLDAPDIQLHFVVALVDDHARKLHAGHGLSCHVCLLRPRSRGSVTLDSADPLAAPRIDPAFFDDPRDLDDMVAGFRITRRLMEAPALAGWITRDLFTANVTTDDEIRDVLRRRTDTVYHPVGTCRMGHDAFAVVDPQLRVRGLQGLRIVDASVMPTLIGGNTNAPTIMIAEKAVDLIRGVCRTPARPHAEAAVATTDRDADLASRAAHDVIQPEETRHVVA, encoded by the coding sequence ATGAGCAAGACTTTCGACTACATCGTCGTCGGCGGCGGTTCGGGCGGCTGCGTCGTTGCCGGGCGACTGACCGAGGATCCAGCCGTGACCGTCTGCGTACTCGAGGCCGGCGGCCGCGGCGACAGCACGATCGTCAACGTGCCGACCGGCGCGGTCGCGATGATGCCGACCCGTCTCAACAACTGGGCCTTCGACACGGTGCCGCAGCCGGGGCTCGGCGGGCGCATCGGCTACCAGCCGCGCGGCAAGGCGCTGGGCGGTTCGTCCGCGATCAACGCGATGGTCTACATCCGCGGCCATCGGGTCGACTACGACGGCTGGGCCGCGCTCGGCAACGAGGGCTGGGCGTACGACGACGTGCTGCCGTACTTCCGCCTGAGCGAGCACAACGAACGCTTCGACGATGCATGGCACGGCCGCGACGGCCCGCTGTGGGTCAGCGACCTGCGCACCGGCAACCCGTTCCATGCGCGTTACCTGGAAGCCGCGCAACAGGCCGGCCTGCCGCTCACCGACGATTTCAACGGCGCGCAGCAGGAAGGCATCGGCCTCTACCAGGTCACGCAGAAGCACGGCGAACGGTGGAGCGCGGCGCGCGCGTACCTGCTGCCGCACGTCGGCCGCCGCGACAACCTGACGGTCGAGACGCACGCGCAGGTGCTGCGCATCCTGTTCGACGGGACACGCGCGATCGGTGTCGAAGTGCGGCAGCGCGGCGAAGTCCGCACCTTGCGTGCGCGGCGCGAAGTCGTGCTCGCGGCCGGCGCGCTGCAGACGCCGCAGTTGCTGATGCTGTCGGGCATCGGCCCGGGCCGCGAACTTCAAGGGCTCGGCATTCCGGTACACGCCGACCTGCCCGGCGTCGGCCGCAACCTGCAGGATCATCCGGATTTCATCCTCGGCTATCGCACGCGCAGTGTCGACACGATGGGCGTATCGGCACGCGGCGGCCTGCGCATGCTGCGCGAGCTCGCGCGTTTTCGCCGCGAACGGCGCGGGATGCTGACGTCGAATTTCGCGGAAGGCGGCGGCTTCCTGAAGACGCGCGCCGGCCTCGACGCGCCGGACATCCAGTTGCACTTCGTCGTCGCGCTCGTCGACGATCATGCGCGCAAGCTGCATGCCGGCCACGGGCTGTCGTGCCACGTGTGCCTGCTGCGGCCGCGCAGCCGCGGCTCGGTCACGCTCGATAGCGCCGATCCGCTCGCGGCGCCGCGTATCGATCCCGCGTTCTTCGACGATCCGCGCGACCTCGACGACATGGTCGCGGGCTTCCGGATCACGCGCCGGCTGATGGAAGCGCCGGCGCTCGCCGGCTGGATCACGCGCGACCTGTTCACCGCGAACGTCACGACCGACGACGAGATCCGCGACGTGCTGCGGCGGCGCACCGACACCGTGTATCACCCGGTCGGCACGTGCCGGATGGGCCACGATGCGTTCGCCGTCGTCGATCCGCAACTGCGCGTGCGCGGCCTGCAGGGGCTGCGCATCGTCGATGCGTCGGTGATGCCAACGCTCATCGGCGGCAACACCAATGCGCCGACGATCATGATCGCCGAGAAGGCCGTCGACCTGATTCGCGGCGTGTGCCGCACGCCGGCGCGGCCGCATGCCGAAGCCGCCGTCGCAACGACGGATCGCGACGCCGATCTTGCGTCGCGCGCCGCCCACGATGTCATCCAGCCGGAGGAAACCCGCCATGTTGTCGCCTGA